The Oncorhynchus nerka isolate Pitt River linkage group LG3, Oner_Uvic_2.0, whole genome shotgun sequence genome includes the window GACCAATACTGATGGGGCTGAGCGGTTCACTGAGCGGTTCGCCAACGTCCAATCGCTTGTACCAGATATCCTCTATAAGAGCTCTAGGGCTGCTCAACTTGCCTATCAGTGGGTGAACCTGCACCAGTGTGGGCACAGGGGTAGAAGAGTAGGGGCCAGTGGGTTGGAGGTTACCAAGACAGCCCCAATGAGGTCTACTGGCCAGGAAGCGAGTGATGAATATATCCTGGTGGaggtagaaaggagaggggagggaatggCCGGAGAGGCCCAAGCCAGACTGATGGAGTCTAGGATGGAGCTCATGGCTTTGGCCGGGAAAGAGCATAGGGTGCTATCTCTGGAGGTGAGGTTAGAGAAGGCCACCTACAGGATCCAGGACCTCCAGGCCAAGCTCCGACAGGAGAGGTTGATGGTAGAAAGTGGGGCCCAGCAGGAGGCCAGCGATGTGGGggaaaggaagacagaggagcTGGTCCTCAACCCAGGGCTAGAgctggagaggagactgaggatGGAAAGGTACCATCAGAAGATACTTCTGGGAGACCTGCTGATGGAGCTTAAGATTCGCCCAGTTCTCATACGCTACACTGATATGGTGAGTGGAGAAGTGAAAAAGAACATTCACATTTAATCTAGCTGGCATCGTATCTGTGTACGGATAGCATCAGAGTCATAAAGAGTTGGCCTCAGActcaggctgtcctaatatggatgaGTTGTAGTCAGActcaggctgtcctaatatggacgaGTTGGAGTCAGActcaggctgtcctaatatggatgaGTTGGCATCAGACTCAGGCTGTCCTAATGTGGACGAGTTGGAGTCAGActcaggctgtcctaatatggatgaGTTGGCATCAGACTCAGGCTGTCCTAATGTGGACGAGTTGGCGTCAGActcaggctgtcctaatatggatgaGTTGGTGTCAGActcaggctgtcctaatatggatgaGTTGGAGTCAGActcaggctgtcctaatatggatgaGTTGGCGTCAGActcaggctgtcctaatatggatgaGTTGGAGTCAGActcaggctgtcctaatatggacgaGTTGGAGTCAGActcaggctgtcctaatatgggtGAGTTGGTGTCAGACTCAGGCTGTCCCAATATGGACGAGTTGGAGTCAGActcaggctgtcctaatatgggtGAGTTGGTGTCAGACTCAGGTTGTCCTAATATGGGTGAGTTGGTGTCAGActcaggctgtcctaatatgaaCGAGTTGGAGTCAGActcaggctgtcctaatatgaaCGAGTTGGAGTCAGActcaggctgtcctaatatgggtGAGTTGGTGTCAGActcaggctgtcctaatatggatgaGTTGGAGTCAGACTCAGGCTGTCCTAATAAGAATGAGTTGGCGTCAGACTCAGGTTGTCCTAATATGGATGAGTTGGTGTCAGActcaggctgtcctaatatggatgaGTTGGAGTCAGActcaggctgtcctaatatggatgaGTTGGCGTCAGActcaggctgtcctaatatgaaCGAGTTGGAGTCACACTCAGGGTGTCCCAATATGGACGAGTTGGAGTCAGActcaggctgtcctaatatggatgaGTTGGCATCAGACTCAGGCTGTCCTAATGTGGACGAGTTGGAGTCAGActcaggctgtcctaatatggatgaGTTGGCATCAGACTCAGGCTGTCCTAATGTGGACGAGTTGGCGTCAGActcaggctgtcctaatatggatgaGTTGGTGTCAGActcaggctgtcctaatatggatgaGTTGGAGTCAGActcaggctgtcctaatatggacgaGTTGGAGTCAGActcaggctgtcctaatatggatgaGTTGGCGTCAGActcaggctgtcctaatatggatgaGTTGGAGTCAGActcaggctgtcctaatatggacgaGTTGGAGTCAGActcaggctgtcctaatatggatgaGTTGGCATCAGACTCAGGCTGTCCTAATGTGGACGAGTTGGAGTCAGActcaggctgtcctaatatggatgaGTTGGCATCAGACTCAGGCTGTCCTAATGTGGACGAGTTGGCGTCAGActcaggctgtcctaatatggatgaGTTGGTGTAAGActcaggctgtcctaatatggatgaGTTGGAGTCAGActcaggctgtcctaatatggatgaGTTGGCGTCAGActcaggctgtcctaatatgaaCGAGTTGAAGTCAGActcaggctgtcctaatatgggtGAGTTGGTGTCAGActcaggctgtcctaatatggacgaGTTGGAGTCAGActcaggctgtcctaatatggatgaGTTGGCATCAGACTCAGGCTGTCCTAATGTGGACGAGTTGGAGTCAGActcaggctgtcctaatatggatgaGTTGGCATCAGACTCAGGATGTCCTAATGTGGACGAGTTGGCGTCAGActcaggctgtcctaatatggatgaGTTGGTGTCAGActcaggctgtcctaatatggacgaGTTGGAGTCAGActcaggctgtcctaatatggacgaGTTGGAGTCAGActcaggctgtcctaatatggatgaGTTGGAGTCAGActcaggctgtcctaatatggatgaGTTGGCGTCAGActcaggctgtcctaatatggatgaGTTGGAGTCAGActcaggctgtcctaatatggacgaGTTGGAGTCAGActcaggctgtcctaatatgggtGAGTTGGTGTCAGACTCAGGCTGTCCCAATATGGACGAGTTGGAGTCAGActcaggctgtcctaatatgggtGAGTTGGTGTCAGACTCAGGTTGTCCTAATATGGGTGAGTTGGTGTCAGActcaggctgtcctaatatgaaCGAGTTGGAGTCAGACTCGGGCTGTCCCAATATGGACGAGTTGGAGTCAGActcaggctgtcctaatatgaaCGAGTTGGAGTCAGActcaggctgtcctaatatgggtGAGTTGGTGTCAGACTCAGGTTGTCCTAATATGGATGAGTTGGTGTCAGActcaggctgtcctaatatgggtGAGTTGGCGTCAGACTCAGGTTGTCCTAATATGGATGAGTTGGTGTCAGActcaggctgtcctaatatggatgaGTTGGAGTCAGActcaggctgtcctaatatggatgaGTTGGCGTCAGActcaggctgtcctaatatgaaCGAGTTGGAGTCACACTCAGGGTGTCCCAATATGGACGAGTTGGAGTCAGACTCAGGCTGTCCTAATTTGAACGAGTTGGAGTCAGActcaggctgtcctaatatgaaCGAGTTGAAGTCAGActcaggctgtcctaatatgggtGAGTTGGTGTCAGActcaggctgtcctaatatgggtAGTTGGAGTCAGActcaggctgtcctaatatggatgaGTTGGAGTCAGActcaggctgtcctaatatggatgaGTTGGAGTCAGActcaggctgtcctaatatggatgaGTTGGCATCAGACTCAGGCTGTCCTAATGTGGACGAGTTGGCGTCAGActcaggctgtcctaatatggatgaGTTGGCGTCTGActcaggctgtcctaatatggacgaGTTGGAGTCTGACTCAGGCTGTTCTAATATGGACGAGTTGGAGTCAGActcaggctgtcctaatatggatgaGTTGGAGTCTGActcaggctgtcctaatatggacgaGTTGGTGTCTGActcaggctgtcctaatatggacgaGTTGGTGTCTGActcaggctgtcctaatatggacgaGTTGGAGTCAGActcaggctgtcctaatatgggtGAGTTGGTGTCAGActcaggctgtcctaatatggacgaGTTGGAGTCAGActcaggctgtcctaatatgggtGAGTTGGTGTCAGActcaggctgtcctaatatggatgaGTTGGCATCAGACTCAGGCTGTCCTAATGTGGACGAGTTGGCGTCAGACTCAGGCTGTCCTAATGTGGACGAGTTGGAGTCAGActcaggctgtcctaatatggatgaGTTGGAGTCAGACTCAGGCTGTACTAATATGGATGAGTTGGAGTCTGActcaggctgtcctaatatggacgaGTTGGAGTCAGActcaggctgtcctaatatgggtGAGTTGGTGTCAGActcaggctgtcctaatatggatgaGTTGGAGTCAGACTCAGGCTGTCCAAATATGGACGAGTTGGCGTCAGActcaggctgtcctaatatggacgaGTTGGAGTCAGActcaggctgtcctaatatggacgaGTTGGTGTCTGActcaggctgtcctaatatggacgaGTTGGTGTCTGActcaggctgtcctaatatggacgaGTTGGTGTCTGActcaggctgtcctaatatggatacTGTACGTTTAAGCTTCTGACATAAATGCTTATACAAAATTCCCTATTGTGGTGTCCTATTTCCATCAGCCTGGTTTAATCTGGAATAATCTGAGCTGTAATCTAAACATGTGAAAACTGTATCTTCAATCGAAAACACAGTTGTCAGTGTTCTAATCTACTGTGTTCCCTAATTTCTAGGTGAGGGATCGATGCAAACAGCAGGAGGAGACACTACAGGCCATAGATGgcaaagtcgctctggataagagcgtctgctaaatgacttaaatgtaaatgtaatgggtaCCAGGTTCCCTTCAAAGCCTGAGAGCCTCAACCTCTCCAAACAGTGAATCCATCTTCTCTAGCCTGTTGTCCCTCACATAGACACCCCGCAAGAGACACTCATCCTGGTGTACAAGTCTAGGCTGCCTCCTGCTCATACTCCCAGGGTTGAAGGAGTCCTTCATCCCTGGGCCTCCAGATGGACATTCAACCCAACAAATGGATTGTTGCCTGGGGGATGCATCCTAATGAATCCTGGACAATGCTCCAGCCTCACATCAGGCCCCTCAGAAGTGATACCACCCATATTTGATTTAGTTTCTTAGTTTAAGTCTTTCTTTTCATTCCACCTAATTTAGTCAAcgatacgcacgcacgcacacacacacacacacacacacacacacagtcatgtatGACTGCAAATTGTGTTTATTAGTGACTGTCCTTAATGTAACTACAGTAGTGACTGTCCTTAACCCAGTCTGTAACTACAGTGGTGACTGTCCTTAACCCAGTCTATAACTACAGTGGTGACTGTCCTTAACACAGTCTGTAACTATAGTGGTGACTGTCCTTAACCCAGTCTGTAACTACAGAGGTGACTGTCCTAAACGCAGTCTATAACTACAGTAGTGAATGTGTTTAACCCAGTCTGTAACTACAGTAGTGACTGTCCTTAACCCAGTCTGTAACTACAGTGGTGACTGTCCTTAACTCTCTGTACACAAGCCAATACAAGAAAATAATGAATGTCCCAAGAGAGCACAACCCACTTTTTTGTCCTCATCATTAAGAAAAAGAACTATATAATTCATCACCATGACACAGCTTGCTACGTGTTGCTTGATGACACATAGTACAGTACACTTTTACATAGCACTGATGATGATTCATCCACACAGATGGCATTTGGGTGACCAGAGAGACTGCTAGTTCCATTCTCCTTACTCAGCAACATTATTTATATCCCTGCACAATAAGCTGCCTGTGTATTTTGGCATCAGACGCAGGGTCGCCATGGGTCAGCTCGTAGTTCAAAGGCCTCGTAAAGGCCACATCAAGCAAATTGGCTGTGTTGTTTGGGTAAAAGTTAATTATAGGGCTGAGAAATGTGTACACTGTGAGAAGGTTCACACACTCCACATATTATCATTCATCTGACCTCATGGGTCAGGGGACTGACATTCCATACAGCATGTGAATCAGCAACAAATGAATACTTGGTAAACTGTCTGGACTGGTGAGCTAATTGAGGGGTGGAAACAGTGCTGTATCTTCAGCTCACCACTGTACTCAAACTTCAGGGAGAAAGACATTGGTTGGTTATTGGCAGTCGTTTATTACATAAAAAGCTAAATCTCCACCCATCTGTCATTGAACTTGCCTGTGCACATTGGGGCTTGTCATGcttagtttttattttattctatttaacctttatttaactaggcaagtcagttaagaacacattcttatttacaatgacctgGGCCAATTgtccgccgccctatgggactctcaatcatggtcagagacctggccgtgtggtgccaggacaacaacctctccttcaatgtgatcaagactaaggagatgattgtggactactggaaaaagaggaccgagcacgcccccattctcatcgacagggctgcagtggagcagattgagagtttcaaattccttggtgtccacatcaccaacaaactaacatggtccaatcacaccaagacagccgtgaagagggcacgataaaacctattccccctcaggagactgaaaagatttgtcatgaaGTCAGAGGTCAGCTTTACAACAGGTAATATTACTGCACATTTCCAACCAGAAGGTATAACCCCCTCACTCCTAATCATATGAAATAATCCCAGGAGAACATGTATGACCTCATCCGGCTGATGCTTATACATTCCACAACTGATCATGACCTGTGGCTGTATATTCATAAACTATTAAGACTGTTCT containing:
- the LOC115116091 gene encoding uncharacterized protein LOC115116091; protein product: MDNLYTCLKREIASFQDHVQQCKHSFNMDTLHPVLSALTTKQQDEIHTLKQLRVLLSKIQEEPAVAVSGYSDSEIKRCITWLLSFVEYLSAMKETFDEKVVVPLCENLYVTEEDESTVASSDQTVPFTSDPQSPPHTSVTKVANELLVLRRRWALMLAPGPIKAENFSLLTNTDGAERFTERFANVQSLVPDILYKSSRAAQLAYQWVNLHQCGHRGRRVGASGLEVTKTAPMRSTGQEASDEYILVEVERRGEGMAGEAQARLMESRMELMALAGKEHRVLSLEVRLEKATYRIQDLQAKLRQERLMVESGAQQEASDVGERKTEELVLNPGLELERRLRMERYHQKILLGDLLMELKIRPVLIRYTDMVRDRCKQQEETLQAIDGKVALDKSVC